In Wenyingzhuangia fucanilytica, the following are encoded in one genomic region:
- the typA gene encoding translational GTPase TypA — protein MQEIRNIAIIAHVDHGKTTLVDKIIDQAKILDDRKERTDLLLDNNDLERERGITILSKNVSVQYKGTKINVIDTPGHADFGGEVERVLKMADGVLLLVDAFEGPMPQTRFVLGKAIQLGLTPIVVVNKVDKENCTPDIVHEKVFDLMFALEATEEQLDFTTIYGSAKNNWMSTDWKDQTTDIVPLLDAVLESIPATPYNEGSPQMQITSLDFSAFTGRIAIGRVFRGDLHVNKDYMLCKADGSTKKVRIKELHVFEGMGKAQVETVRCGDICAITGIEGFEIGDTIADLENPEALPRTEIDQPTMSMLFTINNSPFFGKEGKFVTSRHLRDRLFKELEKNLALKVETTDSEDKFNVFGRGVLHLSVLIETMRREGYELQVGRPQVIFKEIDGKKCEPYETLSIDVPEEVSSRAVNLVSLRKGDLMVMEPKGDLQHLEFTIPSRGLIGLRNKILTATQGQAIINHRFSEYGPFKGEFTEEEKGAIVSAAAGKATAYALDRLQDRGKFFIDINEEIYIGQVIGENSKADDMAVNLIKGKQLTNMRKSGTDEAMKIAPKVNFSLEECMEYIRADEYLEVTPESLRMRKINFKG, from the coding sequence ATGCAAGAAATAAGAAACATTGCTATTATAGCTCACGTTGACCACGGTAAGACTACTTTGGTAGATAAAATTATTGATCAAGCAAAAATATTAGACGATCGTAAAGAACGTACTGATTTATTATTAGACAACAATGATTTAGAGCGTGAAAGAGGGATTACTATTCTTTCTAAAAACGTATCTGTTCAATATAAAGGAACTAAGATCAACGTAATTGATACTCCTGGTCACGCCGATTTTGGTGGAGAAGTAGAGCGTGTATTAAAAATGGCTGATGGTGTTTTATTATTGGTTGATGCTTTTGAAGGACCTATGCCACAAACTCGTTTTGTATTAGGTAAAGCTATTCAATTAGGATTAACTCCTATTGTTGTAGTTAACAAAGTAGATAAAGAAAACTGTACTCCAGACATCGTTCACGAAAAAGTTTTTGATTTAATGTTTGCTTTAGAAGCTACAGAAGAACAATTAGACTTTACAACTATTTACGGTTCTGCAAAGAACAACTGGATGAGTACAGATTGGAAAGATCAAACTACTGATATCGTTCCTTTATTAGATGCTGTATTAGAATCTATTCCTGCAACTCCTTACAACGAAGGTAGCCCTCAAATGCAAATTACTTCGTTAGATTTCTCTGCCTTTACAGGAAGAATTGCTATCGGACGTGTTTTCCGTGGAGATTTACATGTAAATAAAGATTATATGTTGTGTAAAGCTGATGGTTCTACTAAAAAAGTTAGAATTAAAGAATTACACGTTTTTGAAGGAATGGGTAAAGCACAAGTTGAAACCGTAAGATGTGGAGATATCTGTGCAATTACTGGTATTGAAGGATTTGAAATTGGTGATACTATTGCTGATTTAGAAAATCCAGAAGCATTACCAAGAACAGAAATTGACCAACCAACAATGAGTATGTTGTTTACTATTAACAACTCTCCATTCTTTGGTAAAGAAGGTAAATTTGTTACTTCTCGTCACTTACGTGATCGTTTATTTAAAGAATTAGAAAAAAACTTAGCGTTAAAAGTTGAAACTACAGATTCTGAAGACAAGTTTAATGTTTTTGGACGTGGAGTATTACACTTATCTGTTTTAATTGAAACAATGAGACGTGAAGGATATGAATTACAAGTAGGTCGTCCTCAAGTAATTTTCAAGGAAATTGATGGTAAAAAATGTGAGCCATACGAAACATTATCTATCGATGTTCCTGAAGAAGTTTCTTCTAGAGCTGTAAACTTAGTTTCTTTACGTAAAGGAGATTTAATGGTTATGGAGCCTAAAGGAGATTTACAACATCTTGAATTCACAATTCCATCTCGTGGATTGATTGGTTTAAGAAATAAAATTTTAACTGCTACTCAAGGGCAAGCAATTATCAACCACAGATTTAGTGAATACGGACCTTTTAAAGGTGAATTTACCGAAGAAGAAAAAGGAGCTATTGTTTCTGCTGCTGCTGGTAAAGCAACTGCATATGCTTTAGACCGTTTACAAGATAGAGGTAAATTCTTTATTGATATAAATGAAGAAATTTATATTGGTCAAGTAATTGGTGAAAACAGTAAAGCTGATGATATGGCTGTAAACCTTATTAAAGGAAAGCAGTTAACAAACATGCGTAAATCTGGTACTGATGAAGCTATGAAAATTGCTCCTAAAGTAAACTTCTCTTTAGAAGAATGTATGGAATACATTAGAGCTGATGAGTATTTAGAGGTTACTCCTGAAAGCTTACGTATGCGTAAAATTAATTTTAAAGGTTAA
- a CDS encoding YchJ family protein encodes MSKFSKLIQKQKDQSLPKKHRFNLEAKTNANREGVLCPCGSKQSFKVCCEPIHKNISLAKTPLALMKSRYTAYVMGNIDYLMQSHHSSTRPIAEKDEILAWTNSVNWLRLEIIEAKEAQEEEEEGFVTFKAYFLESGIGNSIFEKSRFIKENNHWTYVDGIHS; translated from the coding sequence GTGTCTAAATTTTCTAAACTCATTCAAAAACAAAAAGATCAATCTTTACCTAAAAAGCATCGTTTTAATTTAGAAGCTAAAACCAATGCAAATAGGGAAGGAGTATTATGTCCATGTGGATCTAAACAATCTTTTAAAGTTTGTTGTGAGCCTATTCATAAAAACATTTCATTAGCAAAAACACCTTTAGCATTGATGAAATCTAGATATACAGCTTATGTTATGGGGAATATTGATTATTTAATGCAAAGTCATCATTCCTCTACAAGGCCTATAGCAGAAAAGGACGAAATATTAGCATGGACAAATAGCGTGAATTGGTTAAGATTAGAGATTATAGAAGCTAAGGAAGCCCAAGAAGAAGAAGAAGAAGGTTTTGTTACTTTTAAAGCTTATTTTCTTGAAAGTGGAATAGGGAACTCTATTTTTGAAAAATCTCGTTTTATAAAAGAAAACAATCATTGGACCTATGTAGATGGTATCCACTCATAA
- a CDS encoding acyl-CoA dehydrogenase family protein — MSKLIKGGEFVVKETDCNDVFIVEDFDEEQIMMRDSVKEFIDREVWPHKERFEKKDYAFTEELMVKAGEMGFLSIAVPDAYGGMGMPFMSTILVCDYISGATGSFATAFGAHTGIGTMPIVLYGTEAQKQKYVPKLTTGEWFGSYCLTEPGAGSDANSGKTKAVLSADGTHYKITGQKMWISNAGFCNLMIVFARIEDDKNLTAFIVEYDKDNPNGITMGEEEKKLGIRASSTRQVFYNETVVPAENMLSERQNGFKIALNILNIGRIKLAAACLDASRRIINNAVNYANERKQFGTNISSFGAVQEKIALMCTKTFVTESAVYRAAGDIQKKIDLLIADGMSHTDAELKGVEDFALECAILKVYGSEVGQFNADEGLQIYGGMGFSEDTPMEGAWRDARISRIYEGTNEINRLLTVGMLVKKALKGEIDLMTPAMNVANDLMAIPSFDTPDYSVLFSEEKEILAKLKKVFLMIAGKAVEKFGMELEKQQEIVLCAAEILIEIYMAESVLLKTEKLVGKTSESEAELQIAMTKLNLFNSVEVINRKGKEAIISFTENDEQRMLLMGLKRFTKYANYPNIVALKKTIAKIAIAKNGYPL, encoded by the coding sequence ATGAGTAAGCTAATTAAAGGAGGAGAGTTTGTAGTTAAAGAAACCGACTGTAACGATGTGTTTATCGTTGAAGATTTTGATGAAGAACAAATCATGATGCGAGATTCTGTTAAAGAATTTATAGATCGTGAGGTATGGCCACATAAAGAAAGGTTTGAAAAGAAAGATTATGCTTTTACAGAAGAATTAATGGTGAAAGCTGGGGAAATGGGATTCTTAAGCATAGCAGTACCAGATGCTTATGGAGGAATGGGAATGCCTTTTATGTCAACTATTTTAGTTTGTGATTATATTTCTGGTGCTACAGGATCTTTTGCTACTGCGTTTGGAGCACATACAGGGATTGGTACCATGCCTATTGTGTTATATGGTACAGAAGCACAAAAACAAAAATACGTTCCTAAATTAACTACAGGAGAATGGTTTGGTTCCTATTGTTTAACTGAGCCTGGTGCAGGTTCTGATGCTAACTCAGGAAAAACCAAAGCTGTTTTATCTGCTGATGGAACTCATTATAAGATCACTGGGCAAAAAATGTGGATTTCTAATGCTGGTTTTTGTAATCTAATGATTGTATTTGCTAGAATTGAAGACGATAAGAATCTAACAGCCTTTATAGTTGAGTACGATAAAGACAATCCTAATGGGATTACTATGGGTGAAGAGGAAAAGAAATTAGGAATTAGAGCTTCATCTACAAGACAGGTTTTTTACAACGAAACTGTTGTGCCTGCAGAAAATATGTTATCCGAAAGACAAAACGGATTTAAAATAGCCTTAAATATTTTAAATATTGGTAGAATTAAATTGGCTGCTGCTTGTTTAGATGCAAGTAGGAGAATTATTAATAATGCTGTAAACTACGCTAATGAGCGTAAACAATTCGGAACTAATATTTCAAGTTTTGGAGCTGTTCAAGAAAAAATAGCATTAATGTGTACCAAAACTTTTGTTACCGAAAGTGCTGTCTATAGAGCTGCAGGAGATATTCAAAAGAAAATAGATTTGTTAATTGCTGATGGAATGTCTCATACTGATGCAGAGCTTAAAGGTGTTGAAGATTTTGCTTTAGAATGCGCTATTTTAAAAGTATATGGATCAGAGGTTGGACAATTTAACGCTGACGAAGGATTACAAATTTATGGAGGTATGGGGTTCTCCGAAGACACCCCTATGGAAGGAGCTTGGAGAGATGCTAGAATTTCTAGAATTTATGAAGGTACAAATGAGATCAATCGACTTTTAACAGTTGGAATGTTGGTTAAAAAAGCATTAAAAGGAGAAATTGATTTGATGACTCCTGCTATGAATGTAGCCAATGATTTAATGGCGATTCCATCTTTTGACACTCCAGACTATAGCGTATTGTTCTCCGAAGAAAAAGAAATCTTAGCAAAATTGAAAAAAGTATTTTTGATGATCGCTGGGAAAGCTGTAGAAAAATTTGGAATGGAATTAGAAAAACAACAAGAAATTGTTTTGTGTGCTGCTGAAATTCTTATTGAAATTTACATGGCTGAATCTGTGTTGTTAAAAACAGAAAAGCTAGTTGGGAAAACATCTGAAAGTGAGGCTGAGTTACAAATTGCTATGACCAAATTAAATCTATTTAACTCAGTAGAAGTCATCAATAGAAAAGGAAAAGAAGCTATTATTTCTTTTACCGAAAATGACGAACAACGTATGTTATTAATGGGATTAAAACGTTTTACTAAATATGCAAACTATCCTAATATTGTTGCTTTAAAGAAAACAATTGCTAAAATAGCGATTGCTAAAAATGGATACCCTTTGTAA
- a CDS encoding acetyl-CoA C-acyltransferase, which translates to MKTAYIIKGYRTAVGKAPKGLFRFKRPDELAAETIQYLLEKTPELDKTRVDDVIVGNAMPEAEQGLNMGRLISLMGLKIDDVAGMTVNRYCASGIETIAIAAAKIQSGMADCIIAGGVESMSYIPMGGYKPSPNYKETNAGHEEYYWGMGLTAEAVANEFKVSREQQDEFAYQSHQKALKAQADNLFEDDIVPINIEEIFVDAQGKKQNKNYIVNKDEGPRKDTSLSALSRLKPVFANNGSVTAGNSSQMSDGAAFVIVMSEEMVKELNLEPVARLVSFAAVGVEPRIMGIGPVKAISKALEKAGLTKNDIDLIELNEAFASQSLAVINELGLNPDIVNVNGGAIALGHPLGCTGAKLSVQLINEMRRRKNKYGIVTMCVGTGQGAAGVYEFLK; encoded by the coding sequence ATGAAAACAGCATATATAATAAAAGGATACAGAACAGCCGTAGGAAAAGCTCCAAAGGGATTGTTTAGGTTTAAAAGACCTGATGAATTAGCTGCGGAAACTATTCAGTATTTGTTAGAAAAAACACCAGAATTAGATAAAACCAGAGTTGATGATGTAATTGTAGGAAATGCAATGCCAGAAGCTGAACAAGGTTTAAATATGGGGCGCTTGATTTCTTTAATGGGATTAAAAATTGATGATGTTGCCGGTATGACTGTTAATAGATATTGTGCCTCTGGAATAGAAACTATTGCTATTGCCGCTGCTAAGATACAATCCGGAATGGCTGATTGTATTATTGCCGGAGGCGTAGAAAGTATGTCTTACATCCCTATGGGTGGATACAAACCCTCTCCAAATTATAAAGAAACTAATGCTGGTCATGAAGAATATTATTGGGGAATGGGCTTAACTGCAGAAGCTGTTGCAAACGAGTTTAAAGTATCTAGAGAGCAACAAGATGAGTTTGCTTACCAATCACATCAAAAGGCTTTAAAAGCACAGGCAGACAATTTGTTTGAAGATGATATTGTACCTATTAATATTGAGGAAATTTTTGTGGATGCTCAAGGCAAAAAACAAAATAAAAACTATATCGTAAATAAAGATGAAGGACCTAGAAAAGATACTTCGTTAAGCGCTTTAAGTAGATTAAAACCCGTATTTGCTAATAACGGTTCTGTTACTGCAGGAAATTCTTCTCAAATGAGTGATGGTGCAGCTTTTGTAATTGTAATGAGTGAAGAAATGGTTAAAGAACTAAACCTTGAGCCAGTAGCTAGGTTGGTTTCTTTTGCCGCGGTAGGTGTTGAGCCAAGAATTATGGGAATAGGTCCTGTTAAGGCTATCTCAAAAGCATTAGAAAAGGCTGGATTGACTAAAAATGACATTGATTTAATAGAATTGAATGAAGCTTTTGCCTCACAATCCTTAGCTGTTATTAACGAGTTAGGTTTAAATCCAGACATTGTAAACGTTAATGGAGGGGCTATTGCTTTAGGTCATCCTTTGGGTTGTACTGGTGCTAAGTTATCAGTACAATTAATTAATGAAATGCGAAGAAGAAAAAACAAATATGGAATTGTAACCATGTGTGTAGGAACTGGACAAGGAGCTGCAGGGGTTTACGAATTTCTAAAATAA